The nucleotide window TGGCCCAGAAGAAGCGCTGGCTGCCGGAACTGGTCACGATGGAGAAGGTCGGCGCCTGGGCGATCACCGAACCCGACTCAGGGTCGGATGCGCTCGGCGGCATGAAGACAACGGTTCGTCGTGACGGTGACGACTACATCCTCAACGGACAGAAGACGTTCATCACCAACGGCCCCTACGCCGACACCATCGTCGTGTTCGCCAAGCTCGACGACGGCAGCGGAATCCCGATGCGGGATCGCAAGGTCCTGTCGTTCGTCCTGGACAAGGGAATGCCGGGCCTGATCCAGGGCAAGCCGTTCAAGAAGATGGGCATGATGAGCTCGCCGACGGGCGAGTTGTTCTTCGACAACGTGCGCGTCGGCAAGGACCGTCTGCTCGGCGAAACCGAGGACACCGGTTCGGATTCGCGTGGATCCGAAGGCGCGAAGGCCGGTTTCACCGCGGAGCGCGTCGGCATCGCCGCGCTGTCACTGGGCATCATCAACGAGGCACAACGTTTGTCGATCGACTACGCGAAGAACCGGAAGCTGTGGGGTCAGGAGATCGCCCAGTTCCAGCTCATCCAGCTCAAGCTCGCCGAGATGGAGGTCGCTCGGATCAACGTGCAGAACATGCTCTTCAGTGCCCTCGAACGCGGCAAGGCGGGTAAGCCGCTCAGCCTCTCCGAGGCATCGGCGATGAAGCTCTACTCGTCCAAGGCGGCCACCGATGTCGCGATGGAGGCGGTGCAGCTGTTCGGCGGCAACGGTTACATGGCCGAGTACCGGGTGGAGCAGCTCGCGCGAGATGCGAAGTCGCTCATGATCTATGCCGGCAGCAACGAGATCCAGGTGACGCATGTCGCCAAGGGGTTGCTGCGCGGCTGAGGCTCCGCCGCTCCAGCTGTGGTCAGGAGGCGCGGTGCGGATGCCACGCGAGGTACCACAGCTGGAGCCAGTCCAGTTGCGGTGGCGCGACCCGGGTCTCGGGGCGGTGGCGGGGAACGCGCACGCGGAGTGCGCCGGGCGTGATGGTGCAGCGCACCGGCGTCGTGAGCTGTAACGATTCGCCGTCGACCCCGACGGGGATGACGTCGGCGTCGGCGTCGACGGTCACCTCGGTGGCGGTCCGCTGGACCAGTCCACGGTCGTGCGTGCGGCGTAACAGACCGACTGCCTGCCGGGTGTCGGACACCGAGACGGTGACGACCCCGAGGAGTCCCTCGTCGATGCGGGTGCGGCGGCCGAGCCCGGCGACGTCGTTGGTGGCGTAGGGGCCGTTGCTGACCAGGATCGCCTGGGGATCGGAGACGGGCTCGTCACCGATGACGGCACGCAATCCGGACCTCGACCCTCTCCCGAGGAGGTCGGGGAGCATGCGTAACACCGTGCGCGTCTTGTCATCCCGGTACTGAGGGCTCTGGACGACCTCGGCGTAGATGCCGAACGAGGCGTTGTTGACGAAGGGGCGACCGTTGATGTGACAGAGGTCGACGCGGAACTCGACGCCGTCGCGCAGCGCGTCGAGGCACCGCGCCGGATCCTGGCGGTCGAGTCCGAGATCGAGGGCGAAATGGTTTCGTGTCCCGGCACTGACGACCAGGAAGGGCACCCCGGATTCGGCGGCCACTCCCGCGACGAGCGCCTGGGTGCCGTCGCCGCCGGCGACCCCGAGCAGGTCGGCCCCGCGGGCCACGGCGTCCCGGGCCAGTTGGGCCACGTCGATCTCGACGGGCCCGCTCAGCAGCGCGACTTCGGCGCCGAGGGACTCGGCTTTGCGCTGCAGGTCGAACCGGCCGACCTTCCCGCCGCCCGATCGGGGATTCATGATGATGAACGGACGGTGGACGTCCGGAGCCGGGTGTTCGGGCATGAGGGAGTCGACGCGGGACGGTCGTAGCGCTCGCCGGCCGCACCCGACCGCCGCGGCCGCCAGCAGTGCGGCGACGATCACCACCCACAGCTGACGCTCGCGGATGAGGAACACCGCGAGCACGGCCACCGGCA belongs to Gordonia sp. KTR9 and includes:
- a CDS encoding diacylglycerol/lipid kinase family protein; translation: MSQASVAAEVAPPTTRRWWARAAMALAVAAILLPVAAAGLLQLLGLLAICGACVVVIVAAAYWFLISRGVVRVVSAALALLPVAVLAVFLIRERQLWVVIVAALLAAAAVGCGRRALRPSRVDSLMPEHPAPDVHRPFIIMNPRSGGGKVGRFDLQRKAESLGAEVALLSGPVEIDVAQLARDAVARGADLLGVAGGDGTQALVAGVAAESGVPFLVVSAGTRNHFALDLGLDRQDPARCLDALRDGVEFRVDLCHINGRPFVNNASFGIYAEVVQSPQYRDDKTRTVLRMLPDLLGRGSRSGLRAVIGDEPVSDPQAILVSNGPYATNDVAGLGRRTRIDEGLLGVVTVSVSDTRQAVGLLRRTHDRGLVQRTATEVTVDADADVIPVGVDGESLQLTTPVRCTITPGALRVRVPRHRPETRVAPPQLDWLQLWYLAWHPHRAS
- a CDS encoding acyl-CoA dehydrogenase family protein, which translates into the protein MFEWSDEDLMVRDALRAFIDKEIRPHLDELESGVLPPYDITRKLLSSFGVDAMAKDALEKELEAEAKGEKKSSGDGGGMGGSMFMMVNIELAGVCLGLVASLGVSMGLTASTIRGKGTLAQKKRWLPELVTMEKVGAWAITEPDSGSDALGGMKTTVRRDGDDYILNGQKTFITNGPYADTIVVFAKLDDGSGIPMRDRKVLSFVLDKGMPGLIQGKPFKKMGMMSSPTGELFFDNVRVGKDRLLGETEDTGSDSRGSEGAKAGFTAERVGIAALSLGIINEAQRLSIDYAKNRKLWGQEIAQFQLIQLKLAEMEVARINVQNMLFSALERGKAGKPLSLSEASAMKLYSSKAATDVAMEAVQLFGGNGYMAEYRVEQLARDAKSLMIYAGSNEIQVTHVAKGLLRG